One genomic region from Vibrio sp. SCSIO 43137 encodes:
- a CDS encoding class II fructose-bisphosphate aldolase, which yields MPYVSGKKMIQEAWQNGYAIGAFTAHNLETIKAVLLAAEEEQSPIMIQIGQKAINEMGMKPLRDAVDSLIQHHQISVPICIHLDHSRKFEQCMEAATRDFQSLMFDGSALPFEENVRITRAVVEVAAALGLGSEGEIGKIGGTEDDITVDEKDAMITTVEEALDFSERTGVDYLAVSIGTAHGVYKTTPELKFDRLSEIKEAVKKPIVLHGGSGVPDDQVVEAVKRGVAKINVDTELRQGFITGVQSHWDKDRNDFILADVMNTGIASMKEVVQHKIRLFGSNGKA from the coding sequence ATGCCTTACGTATCAGGTAAGAAAATGATTCAAGAAGCGTGGCAAAACGGTTACGCAATTGGTGCTTTCACAGCACATAACCTGGAAACTATCAAAGCAGTACTTCTTGCTGCTGAAGAAGAACAGTCGCCTATCATGATTCAGATTGGCCAGAAGGCGATTAATGAAATGGGCATGAAGCCACTGCGTGATGCTGTAGACTCTCTTATCCAGCACCACCAAATCAGCGTTCCTATTTGTATTCACCTGGACCACAGCCGCAAGTTTGAGCAGTGCATGGAAGCGGCGACACGTGACTTCCAGTCACTGATGTTTGATGGCTCGGCACTGCCTTTCGAAGAGAACGTACGTATTACCCGTGCAGTGGTAGAAGTAGCAGCAGCTCTTGGCTTAGGCTCTGAAGGCGAAATCGGCAAAATCGGCGGAACCGAAGATGACATAACGGTTGATGAGAAAGACGCCATGATCACTACAGTAGAAGAAGCACTGGACTTCTCTGAGCGTACGGGTGTTGATTATCTGGCGGTTTCAATCGGTACTGCTCACGGTGTTTACAAAACAACACCTGAGCTTAAGTTTGATCGCCTGAGTGAAATCAAAGAAGCGGTGAAGAAACCAATCGTACTGCACGGCGGCTCTGGTGTACCGGATGATCAGGTTGTTGAAGCGGTTAAACGCGGTGTTGCCAAAATCAATGTCGATACCGAGCTGCGCCAAGGTTTCATCACCGGTGTTCAAAGCCACTGGGATAAAGACCGCAACGATTTCATTCTGGCCGATGTGATGAACACAGGTATTGCCTCAATGAAAGAAGTTGTTCAGCATAAAATCCGCCTGTTTGGCTCAAATGGTAAAGCTTAA